The proteins below are encoded in one region of Colletotrichum lupini chromosome 5, complete sequence:
- a CDS encoding adaptor complexes medium subunit family protein encodes MNGVIEALHIYDEHNHAILSHTYTSRPLSAQHLLPLYLEHPAPRPNLVYLANTNPPTLVFSLKHANLLFLATSSSEIEPLLVLEFIHRIVDVFEEFLGAPLLAHKIESNYDVVAQLLNEMCDAGTINTTEPNALRDLVEVEGWVGKLLGSITLPGKPSNFGTGFANPSTPSLIAQNTPALPWRRANVRHTSNEMYADIVETLTVTLAPSGRPLAAFANGTIAFTCKVSGMPDIVMTLTSPSGKHNLAGFMDLPVFHPCVRLSRWKERPGELSFVPPDGRFILASYEVDLLPFTNGKSGSLSANNLKLPINIEMKTGLGLTGSDFEVRLHVNKVLGAGGPSSSSQYGRGGGGGGGAGRGFGGPHPGTPSSPLMEDLTVTVPLPAEVRNLSELRPSKGDATFNPSERVLEWHVPTKEISSGTSYFGLRCTVVGQLPDEDEDELDPNGFGFGKAYGYDEQPYQSSSPTQAKKTADGGDDEKDAKKVAQNKMLMPSSASVSFSVKGWLPSGLKVESIMIDPRKSKGLGENVKPYKGVKYLTVSKGGVETRC; translated from the exons ATGAACGGCGTTATTGAGGCGCTGCACATCTACGATGAGCACAA CCATGCCATCCTGTCGCACACGTACACCTCCCGCCCGCTGTCGGCGCAGCACCTCCTGCCCCTCTACCTAGAGCACCCGGCCCCGCGCCCGAACCTCGTCTACCTCGCCAACACGAACCCGCCGACACTCGTCTTCAGCCTCAAGCACGCCAACCTGCTGTTCCTGGCCACCTCGTCCTCCGAGATCGAGCCCCTGCTCGTCCTCGAGTTCATCCACCGCATCGTCGACGTCTTTGAGGAGTTCCTAGGCGCGCCCTTGCTAGCGCACAAGATTGAGAGCAATTATGATGTCGTCGCGCAGCTGCTCAACGAGATGTGCGACGCGGGGACGATCAACACGACGGAACCCAACGCGCTCAGGGATTTGGTCGAGGTTGAGGGATGGGTGGGCAAGCTGCTTGGCAGCATCACCTTGCCTGG GAAACCTAGCAACTTTGGCACGGGCTTCGCCAACCCGAGTACGCCGTCCTTGATTGCCCAAAATACGCCGGCATTACCCTGGCGCAGGGCTAACGTGAGGCATACGTCCAACGAGATGTACGCCGACATCGTCGAGACCCTGACTGTGACTCTCGCACCCTCAGGGCGGCCGCTGGCAGCATTCGCCAACGGAACGATAGCCTTCACGTGTAAGGTGTCTGGCATGCCCGACATTGTCATGACATTAACGAGCCCCTCTGGGAAACACAACCTGGCTGGCTTCATGGACCTCCCAGTATTTCACCCCTGTGTCCGTCTGTCGCGGTGGAAGGAACGACCCGGCGAACTCAGCTTTGTACCACCAGACGGCCGATTCATCTTGGCCAGCTACGAGGTCGACTTGCTACCATTCACGAACGGCAAGAGCGGCAGTTTAAGTGCCAACAATCTCAAGCTCCCTATCAACATTGAGATGAAGACCGGGCTGGGCCTTACGGGCTCCGACTTTGAAGTGCGGTTACACGTCAACAAGGTGCTGGGAGCCGGTGGCCCCTCATCGTCAAGTCAGTACGGAAGAggtggcggcggtggtggaggAGCAGGTCGAGGCTTCGGCGGCCCCCACCCGGGAACTCCCTCATCGCCTCTGATGGAGGATCTGACCGTCACGGTGCCGTTGCCGGCAGAGGTTAGAAATCTGTCGGAGCTGCGGCCCAGCAAGGGAGACGCGACCTTCAACCCCAGCGAGAGGGTCCTTGAGTGGCACGTCCCCACCAAGGAGATATCCTCTGGCACGTCCTACTTTGGTCTTAGGTGTACCGTAGTGGGCCAGCTGccggacgaggacgaggacgagctcGACCCTAACGGGTTCGGGTTCGGCAAGGCGTACGGCTACGACGAGCAGCCGTACCAGAGCAGCAGCCCCACCCAGGCGAAGAAGACGGCCGACGGCGGAGACGACGAAAAGGACGCGAAGAAGGTGGCGCAGAATAAGATGCTGATGCCGAGCTCGGCGTCGGTGAGCTTCTCGGTCAAGGGGTGGCTGCCGAGCGGGCTCAAGGTGGAGAGCATCATGATTGACCCGCGCAAGAGCAAAGGTCTCGGTGAGAACGTGAAGCCGTACAAGGGCGTCAAGTATTTGACGGTCAGCAAGGGCGGTGTAGAGACGCGGTGTTAG
- a CDS encoding exosome complex exonuclease RRP4 — translation MPITILAPRGTPSHHKPYAAAGAGAADSDSDSDGGADIEGDISMRPAKRSRGDNYEIVTPGEIITDDPQWMRGHGTYITQNTTDIVSSVAGTVTRTNKLLSVRPLRARYTPEIGDLVVGRIVEVQAKRWRVDVGSSQLAILQISAINLPGGILRKRTDTDELQIRSFFAEGDLVVAEVQQLHQDGAASLHTRSLKYGKLRNGVFVAVTGTGGGGGVVRAKRQQWVMDAARGAAKVHVTLGVNGFIWISKHVESDAGAESVGLNRMEESVSANVYSSQNDKIDDETMREVARIRSVILALVENGLRVDEDMVVRGYKVAVDMGLESIEDDIYLGGERGKRLAEALLRE, via the exons ATGCCCATCACAATCCTCGCCCCGCGTGGCACGCCGTCACATCACAAGCCCTACGCTGCCGCAGGAGCAGGAGCAGCAGACTCGGACTCAGACTCAGATGGCGGCGCCGATATCGAGGGTGACATCTCCATGCGCCCCGCGAAACGCTCCCGCGGCGACAACTACGAAATCGTCACGCCGGGCGAGATCATCACCGACGACCCCCAGTGGATGAG AGGCCACGGAACCTACATCACCCAAAACACAACAGACATCGTCTCCTCCGTCGCAGGCACCGTAACCCGCACAAACAAGCTCCTCTCCGTCCGCCCCCTCCGCGCCCGCTACACCCCCGAGATAGGCGACCTCGTCGTCGGCCGCATCGTCGAAGTCCAAGCCAAACGCTGGCGCGTCGACGTCGGCTCCTCCCAGCTCGCCATCCTCCAAATCTCGGCAATCAACCTCCCCGGCGGCATCCTCCGCAAGCGCACCGACACCGACGAGCTCCAGATCCGGTCCTTTTTCGCCGAGGGCGACCTCGTCGTCGCAGAGGTCCAGCAGCTCCACCAGGACGGCGCCGCCTCCCTGCACACGCGTTCCCTCAAATACGGCAAGCTGCGCAACGGCGTCTTCGTCGCCGTCACGGGCaccggaggcggcggcggcgtggtGAGGGCGAAGAGGCAGCAGTGGGTCATGGACGCGGCGCGCGGCGCGGCAAAGGTGCACGTCACGCTCGGCGTCAACGGCTTCATCTGGATCAGCAAGCACGTCGAGAGCGACGCGGGCGCCGAGAGCGTGGGGCTGAACCGCATGGAGGAGAGCGTCAGCGCAAACGTCTACTCGAGCCAAAACGACAAGATTGACGACGAGACGATGCGCGAGGTCGCGCGGATACGGAGCGTCATCCTTGCGCTGGTGGAGAACGGGCTGCGCGTCGACGAGGACATGGTCGTCAGGGGGTACAAGGTGGCCGTGGATATGGGCCTGGAGAGCATCGAGGACGATATCTACCTCGGTGGCGAGCGGGGGAAAAGGCTTGCTGAGGCTCTGTTGAGAGAATAG
- a CDS encoding glutamate-cysteine ligase modifier subunit encodes MTKLILSTGNIVSGGPSIIRKPGAYRSNLELTNSLRSNFLAAQQDYSPYEESSPIDDDDEPVNGNGLNGHSNGFSHNSNGRRPRIDVWTAREDDALFVPRIDWSYSGLQEEPDNYDVTVKLFFLPNAAPQDRAQYVQDALSLVRKELGVTTIDLLIASFPGMSFEGDCEWEADKRNASQGNIDEEAATWTVLEDLYKRGEVKALGISEFGTEKLAKFIKKVSVRPAVDQINIKDCCSVPPTLVKLAKTEGVELLVHTDCTDILPRGTLRELLGHGLQGAGVLADPAEDQEGLEGDLTPEWVVKYTAFVKDRGVIENKGYFAGAELVETF; translated from the exons ATGACGAAACTCATTCTCTCCACTGG AAACATTGTCTCGGGCGGCCCCTCCATAATCCGCAAACCGGGAGCCTACAGGTCGAACCTTGAACTCACCAACTCGCTGCGAAGCAACTTTCTCGCTGCCCAGCAGGATTACTCGCCTTACGAAGAATCTTCTCCCATCGATGACGATGACGAACCCGTGAATGGAAACGGTCTGAACGGCCACTCCAATGGCTTCTCCCACAACTCGAACGGCCGCCGGCCTCGCATCGACGTGTGGACCGCTCGCGAGGACGATGCGCTCTTCGTCCCGCGGATAGACTGGTCCTACTCTGGACTACAAGAAGAGCCCGACAACTACGACGTTACCGTGAAGCTATTCTTCCTCCCTAATGCCGCTCCGCAAGACCGGGCCCAGTACGTGCAGGATGCCTTGAGCCTTGTGCGAAAGGAGCTAGGGGTCACGACGATCGATCTTCTCATCGCGTCCTTCCCGGGCATGTCATTTGAGGGCGACTGCGAATGGGAAGCCGACAAGCGCAATGCCTCTCAGGGCAACATTGACGAGGAGGCTGCGACATGGACCGTTCTTGAGGATCTGTATAAGCGTGGGGAGGTCAAGGCCCTCGGCATCTCCGAGTTCGGGACTGAGAAGCTGGCCAAGTTCATCAAAAAGGTCAGCGTCCGGCCGGCCGTCGACCAGATTAACATCAAGGACTGCTGCAGCGTTCCCCCGACGCTGGTCAAGCTGGCCAAGACGGAGGGCGTCGAATTGCTTGTCCACACCGATTGCACCGACATCCTGCCCAGAGGCACCCTCCGCGAGCTCCTCGGTCACGGCCTGCAGGGCGCTGGCGTCCTCGCCGACCCTGCCGAGGACCAGGAGGGTCTGGAGGGCGACCTCACACCTGAGTGGGTGGTCAAGTACACTGCCTTTGTGAAGGATCGCGGTGTCATTGAGAATAAGGGGTACTTTGCCGGCGCAGAGCTCGTCGAGACCTTTTAA
- a CDS encoding clathrin adaptor complex small chain, protein MAIQYLILLSRQGKVRLAKWFTTLSPKEKAKIVKDVSQLVLARRTRMCNFLEYKDSKIVYRRYASLFFIAGAASEDNELITLEIIHRYVEQMDKYYGNVCELDIIFSFTKAYYILDELLLAGELQESSKKNVLRCISQQDSLEDMEVEDEVTKIM, encoded by the exons ATGGCTATCCA ATACCTCATCCTCCTCTCGCGCCAGGGCAAAGTG CGCCTCGCAAAATGGTTCACCACCCTCTCGCCTAAGGAAAAGGCCAAGATCGTCAAGGACGTTTCTCAGCTGGTCCTCGCCCGTAGAACCCGCATGTGCAATTTCCTCGAGTATAAGG ATTCCAAGATCGTTTACCGCAGATATGCGTCGCTATTCTTCATCGCAGGAGCGGCGTCAGAAgataacgaacttattaccctcgagATCATCCATCGCTACGTCGAGCAGATGGACAAGTACTATGGCAACGTTTGCGAGCTAGATATCATCTTCTCCTTTACGAAAGCCTACTACATCTTGGACGAGCTATTATTGGCGGGAGAACTACAAGAAAGCAGTAAAAAGAATGTGCTGCGGTGTATATCCCAGCAGGATTCGCTCGAGGACATGGAG GTCGAGGACGAGGTTACAAAGATCATGTAA
- a CDS encoding methyltransferase — protein MGHFGSPELTPPGRLAHRRERAHFFFCCYKPRPSVATGNRTIMAEPSSTVPLATTAANPAPGTAPAGDAPVPAAAAAAPAPVTNDNNPPSPAPAPLEPDEDEGNFTEGSSTADDRISSYTASLSSSVVDYPIEYGRRYHAFRPGSYKFPNDESEMDRLDLAHAMMVKAIGSRLYNAPLKKEKVQRILDIGTGTGLWAVEMGDIFENAEVLGIDLSPIQPEWVPPNVKFEIDDVESPWVGNRKYDFIMCRYMVASIKDWPGLIKNIFDHLNPGGWVEFQDVNTRFYSDDDTFSQDSATARWMAGFARACKGMGRDTGVAPTLASLLRQGGFPSETVHARRVKAPLGPWARDQFHKDLGMMNLILTIDGLEALSLKLFSELLGRTQEEILVETAAVRRELKTGAFGAFHAMFDIYNVYAQKPLETEDTTQ, from the exons ATGGGGCACTTTGGAAGTCCAGAACTCACGCCCCCAGGACGACTCGCACATAGGCGGGAACGAGCCCATTTCTTTTTTTGTTGTTACAAGCCACGACCATCCGTAGCAACAGGGAATCGCACAATCATGGCTGAGCCTTCTTCCACCGTCCCGTTAGCTACCACTGCTGCTAACCCCGCACCGGGAACGGCTCCAGCTGGTGATGCTCCTgtgccggcggcggcggcggcagcgccAGCTCCGGTAACCAACGACAACAACCCGCCGAGCCCGGCACCGGCGCCTCTCGAACCTGATGAGGATGAAGGCAAC TTCACAGAGGGTTCTTCTACAGCTGATGACCGCAT CTCGAGTTACACCGCCTCGTTATCCTCGAGCGTCGTAGATTACCCCATCGAATACGGACGTCGCTATCATGCTTTCCGACCAGGAT CGTATAAATTCCCTAATGATGAG TCTGAGATGGATAGGCTCGATCTGGCCCATGCGATGATGGTCAAGGCGATTGGGAGCAGGCTGTATAACGCGCCGCTGAAGAAGGAAAAGGTGCAGAGGATCCTCGATATCGGGACTGGGACCGGACTGT GGGCCGTGGAAATGGGCGACATCTTTGAGAACGCAGAG GTTCTCGGCATTGATCTGAGTCCCATCCAGCCAGAATG GGTCCCTCCAAACGTCAAATTCGAGATCGACGACGTCGAAAGCCCGTGGGTCGGCAACAGGAAATACGACTTCATCATGTGCCGGTACATGGTCGCCTCCATCAAGGACTGGCCGGGCCTCATCAAGAACATATTCGA CCACCTAAACCCAGGAGGCTGGGTCGAATTCCAAGACGTAAACACGCGATTCTACTCCGACGACGACACCTTCTCCCAAGACTCCGCCACCGCCCGCTGGATGGCCGGCTTCGCCCGCGCCTGCAAAGGGATGGGCCGCGACACCGGCGTGGCGCCGACCCTCGCCTCCCTCCTGCGACAGGGCGGCTTCCCCTCGGAGACGGTCCACGCCCGCCGCGTCAAGGCGCCCCTGGGCCCCTGGGCGAGAGACCAGTTCCACAAGGACCTGGGCATGATGAACCTGATCCTCACCATCGACGGCCTCGAGGCGCTCTCGCTCAAGCTGTTCTCGGAGCTGTTGGGGCGGACGCAGGAGGAGATCCTGGTGGAGACTGCGGCTGTGAGGAGGGAGTTGAAGACGGGTGCTTTCGGGGCTTTCCATGCCATGTTTGATAT TTACAACGTGTATGCGCAGAAGCCGTTGGAGACGGAAGATACTACGCAGTGA